A stretch of Macadamia integrifolia cultivar HAES 741 chromosome 7, SCU_Mint_v3, whole genome shotgun sequence DNA encodes these proteins:
- the LOC122083519 gene encoding protein FMP32, mitochondrial-like, producing the protein MQEHHFSLLQRETEKLRNDIEKMRSELRYEIDKVTAGQRLDLNLERGRIRDELANQNAETSNLTNKLDREIHALKAQLEAAKYDVIKYCIGTLVSISAVGLAVIRILM; encoded by the exons ATGCAGGAGCATCATTTCTCTTTATTGCAACGCGAGACTGAAAAACTCCGGAATGATATAGAGAAGATGCGCAGTGAACTGAG GTATGAGATTGATAAGGTAACTGCTGGGCAACGTTTGGATTTGAATCTTGAAAGAGG GCGTATACGAGATGAACTGGCCAATCAAAATGCAGAAACCTCAAATCTAACTAACAAGCTTGATAGG GAAATTCATGCATTAAAGGCCCAACTTGAAGCTGCAAAATATGATGTCATAAAGTACTGTATCGGTACTCTTGTCTCCATCTCTGCTGTTGGACTTGCTGTTATTCGCATTCTGATGTGA